In Pseudonocardia sp. C8, one genomic interval encodes:
- a CDS encoding SDR family NAD(P)-dependent oxidoreductase, which produces MQRVDGGRFDGKVALVTGGASGIGAAIVRRLRAEGARVVLADIADPAPDSDEHVVAVRADVTDEAAVGSAVATAVDRFGRLDVAFAVAGAARFGTIADGDTADWCWTVDLVLHGSYLTVRHAARAIRETGDGGAMVLVSSLNAHVPLYGASSYAAAKAGTENLARSAALELAGDQIRVNAVLPGLVATPLTAEFRAHTGLNADFLSRIPQRRAAEPEEIAGPCLYLASDDASYVTGTSLVVDGGWEISNYPDLRPLVHGDT; this is translated from the coding sequence ATGCAGCGGGTGGACGGCGGGCGCTTCGACGGCAAGGTGGCGCTGGTGACCGGAGGGGCGTCCGGGATCGGGGCGGCCATCGTCCGGCGGCTGCGCGCCGAGGGCGCGCGGGTGGTGCTGGCCGACATCGCCGATCCGGCCCCGGACTCCGACGAGCACGTGGTCGCGGTGCGGGCCGACGTCACCGACGAGGCCGCGGTGGGCTCCGCCGTCGCGACCGCGGTGGACCGGTTCGGCCGCCTCGACGTGGCGTTCGCCGTCGCCGGCGCGGCCCGGTTCGGCACGATCGCCGACGGCGACACCGCGGACTGGTGCTGGACCGTGGACCTGGTGCTGCACGGGTCCTACCTGACCGTCCGGCACGCCGCGCGGGCGATCCGGGAGACCGGGGACGGCGGCGCGATGGTGCTGGTGTCGTCGCTGAACGCGCACGTGCCGCTCTACGGCGCGAGCTCGTACGCGGCCGCGAAGGCCGGCACCGAGAACCTGGCCCGCAGTGCCGCGCTGGAGCTGGCCGGCGACCAGATCCGGGTGAACGCCGTGCTGCCCGGCCTGGTCGCCACCCCGCTGACCGCCGAGTTCCGCGCGCACACCGGCCTCAACGCGGACTTCCTGTCCCGGATCCCGCAGCGCCGCGCCGCCGAGCCGGAGGAGATCGCCGGCCCGTGCCTGTACCTGGCCAGCGACGACGCGAGCTACGTGACCGGTACCAGCCTGGTCGTCGACGGCGGGTGGGAGATCTCGAACTACCCGGACCTGCGCCCGCTGGTGCACGGCGACACGTGA
- a CDS encoding class I SAM-dependent methyltransferase, with product MATSTGGDPHLERAYTLSGPDDARDFYDEWAPTYDADLTGETQGYVAPSVTADAVVAAAGTGGGMLDAGCGTGLVGVELARRGAGTIDGLDVSPGMLERARATGVYRDLREADLTQVLDLPDDRYDVVVCVGTLTHGHLGPAVLSDFARVIRPGGFLVATVLDDVWESGGYRAEVDRLCAGDVLEAVSIEVAPYRAGQAVDCRLLVLRVR from the coding sequence ATGGCCACGAGTACCGGGGGCGACCCCCACCTGGAACGCGCCTACACGCTGAGCGGCCCGGACGACGCCCGCGACTTCTACGACGAGTGGGCGCCGACCTACGACGCCGACCTCACCGGGGAGACGCAGGGCTACGTCGCGCCCTCGGTCACCGCGGACGCCGTCGTCGCCGCGGCCGGGACCGGCGGCGGGATGCTCGACGCCGGCTGCGGCACCGGTCTGGTCGGCGTGGAGCTGGCCCGGCGCGGGGCCGGCACGATCGACGGGCTGGACGTGTCGCCGGGGATGCTCGAGCGCGCCCGGGCGACCGGTGTCTACCGCGACCTGCGCGAGGCCGACCTCACCCAGGTGCTGGACCTGCCGGACGACCGCTACGACGTCGTCGTCTGCGTCGGGACGCTGACCCACGGGCACCTCGGGCCCGCGGTGCTGTCCGACTTCGCCCGGGTGATCCGGCCCGGCGGCTTCCTGGTCGCGACCGTGCTCGACGACGTCTGGGAGTCGGGCGGCTACCGCGCCGAGGTCGACCGGCTGTGCGCCGGTGACGTGCTGGAAGCCGTGTCGATCGAGGTCGCGCCGTACCGCGCCGGGCAGGCGGTGGACTGCCGGCTGCTGGTCCTGCGGGTGCGGTGA
- a CDS encoding transglycosylase family protein: protein MSSTRMSIRGRFVGTLTAGILAFGAPLALAGTANAAPETSAPVAPTAAVAPTQSVSTATWEKLAECESGGDWNINTGNGFGGGLQFTQSTWKAFGGKGKPQNASKAEQIRVAENVLEGQGWDAWPACSKKLGLQ from the coding sequence ATGAGCAGCACGCGCATGTCCATCCGTGGGCGTTTTGTCGGGACTCTGACCGCCGGCATCCTGGCGTTCGGGGCTCCGCTCGCCCTGGCCGGCACCGCGAACGCCGCCCCCGAGACCTCCGCGCCGGTCGCGCCGACCGCGGCCGTGGCGCCGACCCAGTCCGTCTCCACCGCGACGTGGGAGAAGCTCGCCGAGTGCGAGTCCGGCGGGGACTGGAACATCAACACCGGCAACGGCTTCGGCGGTGGCCTGCAGTTCACGCAGTCCACGTGGAAGGCGTTCGGCGGTAAGGGCAAGCCCCAGAACGCCAGCAAGGCCGAGCAGATCCGCGTCGCGGAGAACGTGCTCGAGGGCCAGGGCTGGGACGCCTGGCCGGCCTGCTCCAAGAAGCTGGGCCTGCAGTAA
- a CDS encoding TIGR03617 family F420-dependent LLM class oxidoreductase codes for MRVDTTGPFSADPLETEATAVAAEKDGYDAVSVPETAHDAFVALGLAARATSRIRLQSAIAVAFARNPMTLAYQANDVQLISGGRFELGIGSQVRAHIERRFGMPWSRPAARMEDFVRALRAIQDAWATGERLRHQGEFYSHTLMTEFFSPGPNPHGPPPVMLAAVGERMTEVAGRVTDGLLAHSLTSPSYLAEVTLPALRRGRGSADLSGFDVCLPVFTVLGADAEARAAAEAGVRRQIAFYASTPPYRPVLDLHGRGELADRLNALSRQQAWDEMAGLVDDELLDVLAVAGSPEEVATGIAARYGDLVDRVSLNTPYDADPALVLDVVTRLRAA; via the coding sequence ATGCGCGTCGACACCACGGGGCCGTTCTCCGCCGACCCGCTGGAGACCGAGGCGACCGCGGTCGCGGCCGAGAAGGACGGATACGACGCCGTCTCGGTCCCGGAGACCGCGCACGACGCGTTCGTCGCGCTCGGCCTCGCCGCCCGCGCGACCAGCAGGATCCGGCTCCAGTCGGCGATCGCGGTGGCCTTCGCCCGCAACCCGATGACGCTGGCCTACCAGGCCAACGACGTGCAGCTGATCTCCGGCGGGCGGTTCGAGCTCGGCATCGGCTCGCAGGTGCGCGCGCACATCGAGCGGCGGTTCGGGATGCCGTGGAGCCGCCCGGCCGCGCGGATGGAGGACTTCGTCCGGGCACTGCGCGCGATCCAGGACGCGTGGGCCACCGGTGAGCGGCTCCGCCACCAGGGGGAGTTCTACTCGCACACGCTGATGACCGAGTTCTTCTCGCCGGGGCCGAACCCGCACGGTCCGCCGCCGGTCATGCTGGCGGCGGTCGGTGAGCGGATGACGGAGGTCGCCGGCCGGGTCACCGACGGGCTGCTCGCGCACTCGCTGACCTCGCCGTCGTACCTCGCGGAGGTGACGTTGCCCGCGCTGCGCCGCGGACGCGGGAGTGCCGACCTCTCCGGGTTCGACGTCTGCCTGCCGGTGTTCACCGTGCTCGGTGCGGACGCCGAGGCCCGCGCCGCCGCGGAGGCCGGGGTGCGGCGGCAGATCGCGTTCTACGCCTCGACGCCGCCGTACCGGCCGGTGCTGGACCTCCACGGCCGGGGCGAGCTCGCGGACCGGCTCAACGCGCTGTCCCGGCAGCAGGCCTGGGACGAGATGGCCGGCCTGGTCGACGACGAGCTCCTCGACGTGCTCGCCGTCGCCGGTTCGCCGGAGGAGGTCGCCACCGGGATCGCAGCCCGCTACGGCGACCTGGTGGACCGGGTCTCGCTGAACACGCCGTACGACGCCGACCCCGCACTGGTGCTCGACGTCGTCACCCGGCTGCGGGCGGCCTGA
- a CDS encoding alpha/beta hydrolase — protein MTDTFTFTGRDGTAVTAYRWLPDGPPRGIVQLTHGMGEHALRYEALAGALTGRGFAVYAQDHRGHGATAGGPENHGVLGDDGWGQLVADIGVLSGLARAEHPGVPLVLLGHSMGSFAVQQHLVADGTPPDAVVLSGTAALDVMEQGLDLSGPLDLSSFNERFEQRTGFEWLSRDPAQVDAYVADARCGFGLDLPGSQAMFAAARPLAEVATLKPIPAGLPVYIVVGDQDPVNAGLQLVGPLTERYAAAGLEDVSLRIWPGARHEVFNETNRDEVVADLLAWLDRVVPAGNA, from the coding sequence ATGACCGACACGTTCACCTTCACCGGCCGCGACGGCACCGCCGTCACCGCCTACCGCTGGCTCCCGGACGGGCCGCCGCGCGGGATCGTCCAGCTCACGCACGGCATGGGCGAGCACGCCCTGCGGTACGAGGCGCTGGCCGGCGCGCTCACCGGGCGCGGTTTCGCCGTCTACGCCCAGGACCATCGCGGGCACGGCGCCACCGCGGGCGGCCCGGAGAACCACGGCGTGCTCGGCGACGACGGCTGGGGCCAGCTCGTCGCCGACATCGGCGTGCTCTCCGGCCTGGCCCGGGCCGAGCACCCGGGCGTCCCGCTGGTGCTCCTCGGGCACAGCATGGGGTCGTTCGCCGTCCAGCAGCACCTGGTCGCCGACGGGACCCCGCCGGACGCCGTCGTCCTGTCCGGGACGGCCGCGCTCGACGTGATGGAGCAGGGCCTGGACCTGTCCGGGCCGCTGGACCTGTCGTCGTTCAACGAGCGGTTCGAGCAGCGCACCGGGTTCGAGTGGCTCTCCCGCGATCCCGCCCAGGTCGACGCGTACGTCGCCGACGCACGCTGCGGGTTCGGCCTCGACCTGCCCGGGTCGCAGGCGATGTTCGCCGCCGCCCGGCCGCTGGCCGAGGTCGCGACGCTGAAGCCGATCCCGGCCGGCCTCCCGGTCTACATCGTCGTGGGCGACCAGGACCCGGTGAACGCGGGCCTGCAGCTCGTCGGGCCGCTCACCGAGCGCTACGCGGCGGCCGGACTGGAGGACGTCAGCCTGCGGATCTGGCCGGGTGCGCGGCACGAGGTGTTCAACGAGACCAACCGGGACGAGGTCGTCGCCGACCTGCTGGCCTGGCTGGACCGGGTCGTGCCGGCGGGGAACGCCTGA
- a CDS encoding alpha/beta fold hydrolase has translation MTTFVLVHGAWGGAHGFHLLRPRLRAAGHEVVTPALTGIGERSHLAGPWIGLSVHVRDVVNAVLYEDLRDVVLLGFSYGGMVVTGALDAIGDRVAELVYLDAFVPSDGDTVVALAPGMGRAVPPPGVDGLGASWLLAGPERHYDDPAEAAWSAPRRSPQPVRTFTEPVALSRPLEEWPFGRTYVRATREDVTGGAFTAAARRAEESAAWRYAEIDSTHLVPQNRPDELAEILLDLA, from the coding sequence ATGACGACGTTCGTGCTGGTCCACGGCGCCTGGGGTGGCGCGCACGGGTTCCACCTGCTGCGCCCGCGGTTGCGGGCGGCCGGGCACGAGGTGGTGACACCGGCGCTCACCGGGATCGGCGAGCGCTCGCACCTCGCCGGGCCGTGGATCGGCCTGTCCGTGCACGTGCGCGACGTCGTGAACGCGGTGCTCTACGAGGACCTGCGCGACGTGGTACTGCTCGGGTTCTCCTACGGCGGCATGGTCGTGACCGGGGCGCTCGACGCGATCGGCGACCGGGTGGCCGAGCTGGTGTACCTGGACGCGTTCGTCCCGTCCGACGGCGACACCGTCGTCGCGCTCGCCCCGGGGATGGGCCGCGCCGTCCCGCCGCCGGGTGTGGACGGCCTCGGCGCGTCCTGGCTGCTGGCCGGCCCGGAACGGCACTACGACGATCCGGCCGAGGCCGCCTGGTCGGCCCCGCGGCGTTCGCCCCAACCGGTGCGGACGTTCACCGAGCCGGTGGCCCTGTCCCGGCCGCTGGAGGAGTGGCCGTTCGGGCGGACCTACGTGCGGGCCACTCGGGAGGACGTCACCGGCGGGGCGTTCACGGCCGCCGCCCGGCGGGCCGAGGAATCAGCGGCCTGGCGGTACGCCGAGATCGACTCGACGCACCTGGTGCCGCAGAATCGGCCGGACGAGCTGGCGGAGATCCTGCTCGACCTGGCCTGA
- a CDS encoding chorismate-binding protein → MTSTASAPVRPRLYAVPLATGGEPGELVRRLAHRDRVAAFAGGWAWGAVVTCDPVRVAPSGSDPFALLAAVPRLPADPARPGAVGGGWFGFLDHALPETRPGAVLAWYRDVLRHDGERWWFEALVAGAGRPAELPVHPDVASAEQRLADLRRDLGRPAPRRAARLEVLRWPDRDTHLAAVERCVTEIRRGEIFQANIATGLDVRLHGDAHEAWARLTAAVPPARAALVAGPDRAAVSASPELFLHRAGTEVGTAPIKGTRPRTGDPQRDEHQRGQLAVSVKDAAENVMIVDLMRNDLARVAVPGGVRVGRLLAVEPHPGVWHLVSRVHATLRDDVTDGDLLAAAFPPGSVTGAPKVRACEVIADCEGRERGLFTGAVGGVSPLAGLEFNVAIRTLDLGPVRPDGSRDGRLGVGGGITVDSDPAEEYGECLTKAAPVLAALDGPGRPPSPAVTRPADRDAGLFETLACTDGVPARVGEHAARLRRSYLAVTGRVLTAPVESTVARAAAGLTGHHRMRVEADVRDPSRVDVRIAAWPGAVPLDEQPGLVLEVRRGTDAEAHKFADRRWLDAHEAATGPDRTPLLADPAGLLRETTRSAIAAVHHGRLWVPPLDGRILPGTGRRAVLDLLGPGAVRIAPLPVGALADADGFFLVNALRGIEWVREVHDGGTLAGSWVAPDPLTRVLATRLAGRGTRRHR, encoded by the coding sequence GTGACGTCGACCGCCTCCGCACCCGTCCGGCCCCGGTTGTACGCCGTGCCCCTCGCGACCGGCGGCGAACCCGGCGAGCTGGTGCGCCGGCTCGCGCACCGCGACCGGGTGGCCGCGTTCGCCGGCGGATGGGCGTGGGGGGCGGTGGTGACCTGTGACCCGGTGCGGGTGGCGCCGTCGGGTTCCGACCCGTTCGCGCTGCTCGCGGCGGTCCCCCGGCTGCCGGCCGACCCGGCCCGGCCCGGCGCGGTGGGCGGCGGCTGGTTCGGGTTCCTCGACCACGCGCTGCCGGAGACCCGGCCGGGCGCGGTGCTCGCCTGGTACCGCGACGTCCTGCGGCACGACGGCGAGCGCTGGTGGTTCGAGGCCCTGGTGGCCGGCGCCGGCCGGCCGGCGGAGCTGCCGGTGCACCCGGACGTCGCCTCGGCCGAGCAACGGCTCGCCGACCTGCGGCGCGACCTCGGCCGCCCGGCGCCCCGCCGGGCGGCGCGGCTCGAGGTGCTGCGGTGGCCGGACCGGGACACGCACCTGGCCGCCGTGGAGCGCTGCGTCACCGAGATCCGGCGCGGGGAGATCTTCCAGGCCAACATCGCCACCGGGCTGGACGTTCGGCTGCACGGCGACGCGCACGAGGCCTGGGCACGGCTGACCGCCGCCGTGCCACCCGCGCGGGCCGCGCTCGTCGCCGGGCCGGACCGGGCGGCGGTCAGCGCGAGCCCGGAGCTGTTCCTGCACCGTGCCGGCACCGAGGTCGGCACCGCGCCGATCAAGGGGACCCGCCCGCGCACGGGCGACCCGCAGCGTGACGAGCACCAGCGCGGCCAGCTGGCCGTGTCGGTGAAGGACGCCGCCGAGAACGTGATGATCGTCGACCTGATGCGCAACGACCTGGCCCGGGTCGCGGTCCCGGGTGGGGTGCGGGTCGGCCGGCTGCTCGCGGTCGAGCCGCATCCGGGGGTCTGGCACCTGGTCTCGCGGGTGCACGCCACGCTGCGCGACGACGTCACCGACGGGGACCTGCTCGCCGCCGCGTTCCCGCCCGGCTCGGTCACCGGCGCACCCAAGGTCCGGGCCTGCGAGGTGATCGCCGACTGCGAGGGTCGCGAGCGGGGCCTGTTCACCGGGGCCGTCGGTGGGGTGAGCCCGCTTGCCGGGCTGGAGTTCAACGTCGCCATCCGGACCCTCGACCTGGGTCCGGTGCGCCCCGACGGGTCCCGCGACGGGCGGCTCGGGGTCGGTGGCGGGATCACCGTGGACTCCGACCCGGCCGAGGAGTACGGCGAGTGCCTCACGAAGGCCGCCCCGGTGCTCGCCGCGCTGGACGGCCCCGGGCGGCCACCGTCGCCCGCCGTGACCCGGCCCGCCGACCGCGACGCCGGCCTGTTCGAGACGCTGGCCTGCACCGACGGCGTCCCGGCCCGGGTCGGCGAGCACGCGGCCCGGCTGCGGCGCTCCTACCTCGCGGTGACCGGCCGGGTGCTGACCGCCCCGGTCGAGAGCACGGTCGCCCGGGCCGCCGCCGGCCTGACCGGGCACCACCGGATGCGGGTCGAGGCGGACGTGCGCGATCCGTCCCGGGTGGACGTGCGGATCGCGGCATGGCCCGGAGCGGTCCCGCTCGACGAGCAACCCGGGCTGGTCCTCGAGGTCCGCCGCGGTACCGACGCCGAGGCCCACAAGTTCGCCGACCGGCGCTGGCTGGACGCCCACGAGGCCGCGACGGGTCCGGACCGCACCCCGCTGCTCGCCGACCCGGCCGGGCTCCTGCGGGAGACGACCCGCTCCGCGATCGCGGCCGTCCACCATGGACGGCTGTGGGTGCCCCCGCTGGACGGCCGCATCCTTCCCGGGACCGGGCGGCGGGCGGTGCTGGACCTGCTGGGGCCCGGCGCGGTCCGGATCGCACCGCTGCCGGTCGGCGCGCTCGCCGACGCCGACGGGTTCTTCCTGGTCAACGCGCTGCGCGGGATCGAGTGGGTGCGGGAGGTGCACGACGGCGGCACCCTGGCCGGGAGCTGGGTCGCACCGGATCCGCTGACCCGCGTGCTCGCCACCCGGCTCGCCGGCCGAGGCACCCGGCGACACCGGTGA
- a CDS encoding nuclease-related domain-containing protein — MTRTDETVDRSRTLDLARHYPGRRAGHVAAHVRGAGGPDRNWRLGADGELRTAQLLASLTGRTRRDRLLGRPPRWRVLHSVPLDGGAADLDHVLVGPPGICVINSRHHRRRPVLLDGDRLVVSGVSTDAVPRARLEAQRVRELLLPRLGADGARVPVRPVIAVIGAPMRVRRWPDDVVVATEGALVHALRGLAAVLDPAEVERIHGVARRPEAWT; from the coding sequence ATGACACGCACCGACGAGACCGTCGACCGTTCCCGCACCCTGGACCTCGCCCGGCACTATCCCGGGCGCCGGGCCGGGCACGTGGCCGCCCACGTCCGCGGCGCCGGGGGCCCGGACCGCAACTGGCGCCTCGGGGCCGACGGCGAGCTGCGCACCGCGCAACTGCTGGCGTCCCTGACCGGCCGGACCCGCCGTGACCGGCTGCTCGGCCGGCCGCCACGCTGGCGGGTGCTCCACTCCGTGCCACTCGACGGGGGCGCGGCCGACCTCGACCACGTCCTGGTCGGGCCACCGGGGATCTGCGTGATCAACTCTCGGCACCACCGGCGCCGCCCGGTGCTGCTGGACGGCGACCGGCTGGTCGTGTCCGGTGTGTCCACCGACGCGGTCCCGCGGGCTCGGCTCGAGGCGCAGCGGGTGCGCGAGCTGCTGCTACCCCGGCTCGGTGCGGACGGGGCCCGGGTGCCGGTCCGGCCGGTGATCGCGGTGATCGGGGCGCCGATGCGGGTCCGGCGCTGGCCGGACGACGTGGTGGTCGCGACCGAGGGCGCGCTGGTGCACGCCCTGCGCGGGCTGGCAGCCGTCCTGGACCCCGCCGAGGTCGAGCGGATCCACGGGGTCGCCCGCCGCCCCGAGGCCTGGACCTGA
- a CDS encoding DUF1992 domain-containing protein, which produces MDPRFESPVDRAIREAAERGEFDDLPGKGRPLPGAGTIGPVDENWWVRGYLEREGLSGEALLPPSIQLRKELDRVDATVARFPDERLVREHVDEVNSRVVDHIRNPVGPRVPIRKLDADEVVGRWRAARERLRSGAPGPAEAAPVLRQRNRRSWWARLRRRR; this is translated from the coding sequence GTGGATCCACGTTTCGAGTCCCCGGTCGACCGGGCGATCCGGGAGGCCGCCGAGCGCGGGGAGTTCGACGACCTGCCCGGCAAGGGCCGCCCGTTGCCGGGAGCCGGCACCATCGGCCCGGTCGACGAGAACTGGTGGGTCCGCGGCTACCTGGAGCGTGAGGGGCTCTCCGGCGAGGCGCTGCTTCCGCCGTCGATCCAGCTGCGCAAGGAGCTCGACCGGGTCGACGCGACCGTCGCGCGGTTCCCCGACGAACGTCTGGTCCGGGAGCACGTCGACGAGGTGAACTCCCGGGTCGTCGACCACATCCGGAACCCGGTCGGGCCGCGGGTCCCGATCCGCAAGCTGGACGCCGACGAGGTCGTCGGGCGCTGGCGGGCAGCTCGGGAGCGGCTCCGGTCCGGGGCGCCGGGTCCCGCGGAAGCAGCGCCGGTGCTGCGGCAGCGGAACCGCCGCAGCTGGTGGGCCCGTCTCCGCCGTCGACGGTGA
- a CDS encoding SRPBCC domain-containing protein, protein MPSVLNRGVRDVLVVCCDMLTVPRGCRGHRPTRPCGLHGARLSYTFTGRAEEAAGRPPTVVEFTISPFGDEAVKLQVLHTGFTDDAQGEQDRSDVGEGWPAILAALKTLLETDRPLAAPGHFAPRIPARS, encoded by the coding sequence GTGCCTTCCGTGCTCAACCGCGGCGTGCGCGACGTGCTCGTCGTCTGCTGCGACATGCTGACCGTTCCCCGAGGCTGTCGAGGCCACCGGCCCACTCGACCGTGCGGGCTGCACGGTGCCCGGCTGTCGTACACCTTCACCGGCCGGGCAGAGGAAGCCGCGGGGCGGCCTCCGACGGTCGTCGAGTTCACGATCTCCCCGTTCGGCGACGAGGCGGTGAAACTGCAGGTCCTGCACACGGGTTTCACCGACGACGCACAGGGCGAGCAGGACCGCAGCGACGTCGGCGAGGGCTGGCCCGCGATCCTCGCGGCCCTCAAGACCCTGCTGGAGACCGACCGGCCGCTGGCCGCCCCGGGCCACTTCGCGCCCCGGATCCCGGCCCGGAGCTGA
- the nthB gene encoding nitrile hydratase subunit beta, translated as MDGVHDAGGMHGYGSVPYQKDEPYFHHEWEGRVLSILTWMHLKGISWWDKSRIYREKMGNENYVNELRKSYYTHWLSAAERLLVDSNIFTEQERRHRVGEILDGTYRDRVPTKEFDESEIEAAISTMHEPHSLVLPGPTPSYEPGDRVLVKNMNPSGHTRCPKYVRNRVGEVVMSHGPQIYPESSSVGAGPDPKPLYTVGFKSKDLWGDDGNENDVVYVDLWEPYLSSPNAA; from the coding sequence ATGGATGGCGTCCATGACGCTGGCGGAATGCATGGATATGGGTCCGTGCCGTACCAGAAGGACGAGCCCTACTTTCACCATGAATGGGAAGGTCGGGTGCTGTCCATTCTCACCTGGATGCACCTCAAGGGGATCTCCTGGTGGGACAAGTCCCGAATCTACCGGGAGAAGATGGGAAACGAGAACTACGTCAACGAGCTCCGGAAATCCTACTACACGCACTGGCTGAGCGCGGCAGAGCGTCTGCTGGTCGACTCGAACATCTTCACCGAGCAGGAGCGCCGGCATCGAGTGGGCGAAATTCTCGACGGCACCTACAGGGATAGGGTTCCGACCAAGGAGTTCGATGAGTCTGAGATCGAGGCGGCGATCTCGACCATGCACGAGCCGCACTCACTGGTTCTGCCGGGACCGACGCCGTCCTACGAGCCCGGGGATCGAGTTCTGGTGAAGAATATGAATCCGAGCGGACACACTCGCTGCCCGAAGTACGTTCGTAACCGGGTCGGCGAGGTAGTCATGTCTCATGGACCCCAGATCTATCCAGAGAGCAGCTCGGTCGGAGCGGGCCCGGACCCCAAGCCATTGTACACCGTCGGGTTCAAGTCCAAGGACCTCTGGGGAGACGACGGGAATGAGAACGATGTCGTCTATGTCGATCTCTGGGAGCCCTACCTGTCCT